Proteins encoded in a region of the Gloeomargarita sp. SKYB120 genome:
- a CDS encoding cation:proton antiporter subunit C: MLLEACVFSTILLGFWGMLFKQNLLMKTIAMDVMSTGVVAYYVLAGGRKGLFTPIFQPGRAVDYADPVPQAVILTAIVIGLSIQALMLVAVMKLSRDYPTLQVRDIETKNMP, encoded by the coding sequence ATGCTGCTGGAGGCCTGCGTGTTCAGCACGATTTTGCTGGGTTTTTGGGGCATGCTGTTCAAGCAAAATTTACTGATGAAAACCATCGCGATGGATGTCATGAGTACGGGGGTTGTAGCCTACTATGTGCTGGCGGGCGGGCGCAAGGGCCTGTTTACCCCCATTTTCCAACCAGGACGCGCGGTGGATTACGCAGACCCAGTGCCCCAGGCGGTGATTCTGACGGCGATTGTGATTGGCCTATCGATCCAGGCGCTCATGCTCGTCGCAGTCATGAAACTATCCCGAGATTACCCAACCCTGCAGGTGCGGGATATTGAAACCAAAAATATGCCATGA
- a CDS encoding cation:proton antiporter: MNTLTIGWLAGAFFLAFTTYLIPRFAKVLSCLGAVFSLGYGLALAAIKTPVSLRLLDNFGVSLLLDELTVFFVLTNALITLAVVLTTWETDRTPFFFAQLLTLHGSLNVAFAVTDWVSLYVALEVVAISAFLLITYSRQERVLWVGLRYLFVSNVAMLFYLVGAVLVYEAHHSFDFGGLRVAPPEAVALLLLGLLVKGGVFLLGFWLPMTHAEAEAPVSALLSGVVVKAALLPLLRCSLLMPEVESLVRGVGVATAVLGVVYALGERDVKRLLAWSTVSQVGFVLAAPSVGGFYALSHGLSKAALFLVAGRLPSRQLPQLRAQGVSWSLGLPWGLASLSMMGFPGLAGFGAKVLTMQQLWPWQTGLMSAAAVGTAVVYGHLLFVPWRWSGESPSSGLQGALAVLLGGLMLANGVDLGVFTGSEMGKALLTIALGWGLYWGVSRWWSLPLPHAGERLEHLLGMMSLGLVVLFWWVWAW; the protein is encoded by the coding sequence ATGAATACGCTGACAATTGGCTGGTTGGCTGGGGCGTTTTTTCTGGCATTTACCACCTATCTCATTCCCCGTTTTGCCAAAGTATTGAGCTGTTTGGGTGCCGTTTTTTCCTTGGGTTATGGGCTGGCTCTAGCGGCAATAAAAACACCCGTTTCACTCCGTTTGTTAGATAACTTTGGAGTGAGCTTATTGCTAGACGAGTTGACGGTTTTTTTTGTTCTCACCAATGCCCTGATTACCCTGGCGGTAGTGTTGACGACGTGGGAAACGGATAGAACGCCGTTCTTTTTTGCCCAGTTGCTGACCCTGCACGGCAGCTTGAATGTGGCATTTGCCGTAACGGATTGGGTGAGTCTGTATGTGGCGTTGGAGGTCGTGGCTATTTCGGCCTTTCTGCTCATCACCTATTCGCGCCAGGAACGGGTGCTCTGGGTGGGGCTGCGCTACTTGTTCGTGAGTAATGTGGCGATGTTGTTTTACCTAGTGGGAGCGGTGTTGGTTTATGAGGCGCACCATTCGTTTGATTTTGGCGGTCTGCGGGTGGCTCCCCCAGAGGCGGTGGCGTTACTGCTGCTGGGATTGCTGGTCAAAGGGGGGGTGTTTCTGCTGGGGTTTTGGTTGCCAATGACCCACGCGGAGGCGGAAGCGCCTGTGTCGGCTCTGTTGTCTGGGGTGGTGGTCAAGGCGGCCCTGCTCCCGCTGTTGCGCTGTAGTCTGCTCATGCCAGAGGTGGAATCCCTGGTGCGCGGTGTCGGGGTGGCAACGGCTGTACTGGGTGTGGTCTATGCGCTTGGGGAACGGGACGTAAAACGGTTGCTGGCCTGGAGCACGGTGTCGCAGGTGGGGTTTGTTCTGGCAGCGCCGTCGGTAGGTGGGTTCTACGCCCTGAGTCATGGGTTGAGCAAGGCGGCGCTCTTTCTGGTGGCGGGACGGTTGCCGAGTCGCCAGTTGCCCCAATTGCGAGCGCAAGGGGTGAGTTGGTCGTTGGGGTTACCCTGGGGATTGGCCAGCCTGTCTATGATGGGGTTTCCTGGGCTGGCGGGGTTTGGAGCCAAGGTGTTGACAATGCAACAGTTATGGCCCTGGCAAACGGGGCTGATGTCAGCAGCGGCGGTGGGCACGGCGGTGGTCTATGGGCATTTGCTGTTCGTCCCGTGGCGCTGGTCGGGGGAATCCCCATCGTCCGGGCTGCAGGGAGCCTTGGCAGTGTTGCTCGGGGGTCTGATGCTGGCCAATGGGGTTGATCTGGGCGTCTTTACAGGAAGTGAAATGGGCAAAGCACTACTCACCATCGCCCTAGGTTGGGGATTATATTGGGGGGTGAGTCGTTGGTGGAGCCTGCCCTTGCCCCACGCGGGCGAACGGTTGGAGCATCTACTGGGGATGATGAGCCTAGGGCTGGTGGTGTTGTTTTGGTGGGTCTGGGCATGGTAG
- a CDS encoding Na+/H+ antiporter subunit E, producing the protein MVGTILLRLLVWFLLTANFSGENILLGVLVAVLLPRGRRLPQRWPELLQGIWRIVRAIPQAYREALEMMLVPHHREVVRMDPVTSPRTPGLVFLDIFYITFTPKTIVLNQREGGYVVHYLEPGQ; encoded by the coding sequence ATGGTAGGAACCATTTTGCTGCGTTTGCTGGTCTGGTTTCTGCTGACGGCGAATTTCAGCGGCGAAAATATCCTGCTGGGGGTGCTGGTGGCGGTGCTGTTGCCCCGAGGTCGGCGGCTGCCCCAACGCTGGCCGGAATTGCTGCAAGGGATATGGCGAATTGTAAGGGCGATTCCCCAAGCCTACCGGGAGGCGCTGGAAATGATGCTGGTGCCCCATCACCGGGAGGTCGTCAGGATGGACCCCGTGACATCGCCCCGCACGCCAGGGTTGGTGTTTCTGGACATCTTCTACATCACCTTCACGCCTAAGACCATCGTGCTGAACCAGCGGGAAGGGGGTTACGTGGTGCATTACCTGGAGCCAGGCCAATGA
- a CDS encoding monovalent cation/H(+) antiporter subunit G yields MVEVVSGIGLGVGLWFWFWGTPVLLTRHSILFKLHHLSVADTLGSMAIMAGLLVRRPREWPLLVLAVLSLVMWNTVLGYVLAYCASAHQPVSVETPDGPNH; encoded by the coding sequence ATGGTCGAGGTGGTGAGCGGGATTGGCTTGGGGGTCGGACTGTGGTTCTGGTTTTGGGGGACGCCGGTGCTCTTGACACGCCACTCCATCCTGTTCAAACTGCACCATTTGTCGGTAGCGGATACGCTGGGTTCGATGGCAATCATGGCGGGGTTGCTGGTGCGCCGTCCTCGGGAGTGGCCCTTGCTGGTGCTGGCGGTTCTCTCGCTGGTGATGTGGAATACGGTGCTGGGGTACGTGCTGGCCTACTGCGCAAGCGCCCATCAGCCCGTGTCGGTGGAGACGCCCGATGGACCCAACCATTGA
- a CDS encoding DUF4040 domain-containing protein, with protein sequence MDPTIEVIALLLPLTAGLLVAETNPYRALVIRGMFGAMSSLLYGLLGAADVALTEALVGTLLAVILYAVAVRSSLVVRLGVLQQDFQAAAPEWVTLTTALRQAFKSWHMQVEWVPYEQSQALERALAEREVHGICTRSPTAVIQAKTRVYRLYEILQQEGVVPIVMYDQPVTSSEEPR encoded by the coding sequence ATGGACCCAACCATTGAAGTCATTGCCCTGCTGCTCCCCTTGACCGCGGGATTGCTGGTGGCGGAGACCAATCCTTACCGGGCACTGGTGATCCGGGGGATGTTTGGGGCGATGTCATCCCTGCTGTACGGGTTGCTGGGGGCGGCGGATGTGGCTTTGACGGAAGCCTTGGTGGGGACATTGCTGGCGGTGATTCTGTATGCAGTGGCCGTGCGGTCGTCCCTAGTGGTGCGGTTGGGTGTGTTGCAGCAGGATTTCCAAGCGGCGGCGCCGGAGTGGGTAACCCTGACAACGGCATTGCGGCAAGCGTTCAAATCCTGGCATATGCAGGTGGAATGGGTGCCCTACGAGCAATCCCAGGCGTTGGAGCGGGCGCTAGCGGAGCGAGAAGTCCACGGGATTTGCACTCGCTCGCCAACGGCGGTGATTCAGGCTAAAACCCGCGTGTACCGACTGTACGAAATCCTGCAACAAGAAGGGGTTGTACCCATTGTGATGTATGACCAACCAGTGACCAGCTCGGAGGAACCCCGATGA
- a CDS encoding Na(+)/H(+) antiporter subunit B codes for MMKWLYVLAGLAFGVKMVVLPHPVTPSPLAIVEALVQDAQVPNTVATVILRNRLFDTVSEVIVFTIAILGVHALMANERPLSHVHQVTDAPSVVLAQVGAMISALVGVELAVRGHLSPGGGFAAGVAGGTAIGLVAMTSPPEALQRLYQRWHAATWEKLAVVAFIVIAVLTLLRWEGSWTIPLLNVLVAIKVTLGSWAMVLVFIRYRGLL; via the coding sequence ATGATGAAATGGCTGTACGTCCTGGCGGGCTTAGCGTTTGGGGTCAAGATGGTGGTGCTGCCCCATCCGGTTACACCGTCGCCCCTAGCCATCGTGGAAGCCTTGGTGCAAGATGCTCAGGTTCCCAACACCGTAGCCACAGTTATTCTGCGCAATCGCCTGTTTGATACGGTGTCGGAGGTGATTGTATTTACGATTGCCATTTTGGGGGTGCATGCGTTGATGGCGAATGAACGTCCCTTGTCCCACGTTCATCAGGTGACGGATGCACCGTCGGTGGTGTTGGCCCAGGTGGGGGCGATGATCAGCGCGCTGGTGGGGGTGGAACTAGCGGTGCGCGGGCACCTGAGTCCAGGTGGAGGCTTCGCTGCTGGTGTAGCGGGTGGCACAGCCATTGGCTTGGTGGCGATGACGTCCCCGCCGGAAGCGCTCCAACGCCTTTACCAACGGTGGCATGCGGCGACCTGGGAAAAACTGGCGGTGGTGGCGTTTATAGTTATCGCTGTACTAACGCTGTTGCGCTGGGAGGGGAGCTGGACCATTCCCTTGCTCAATGTGCTGGTGGCGATCAAGGTGACGTTGGGTTCTTGGGCGATGGTGCTGGTGTTTATCCGCTATCGGGGGTTGTTGTAA
- a CDS encoding DUF1350 family protein, giving the protein MGEQWLEWGQSQVLIPPAPRGIIHFLGGAFAGALPQWSYRQLLEGLAQRGYIIVTQSVIPNLDHRGLAAQAYRQFQEVMQGLTLPSNLPVYGLGHSLGCKLHLLIGCLFPVERAGHILMSYNNFGLQRALPWLENLRHVPVLDQLPVEFSPSPKETLDFIQRRYRVAKNVLIRFSHDRLDETPQLVEILQQKFPEGLRVHYLPGNHSTPLGLEVNWEPARAFSPLDALGQWCKEWVYRDLLTLERVIAGSLA; this is encoded by the coding sequence ATGGGCGAGCAGTGGTTAGAGTGGGGCCAGTCCCAGGTGTTGATCCCGCCGGCGCCAAGGGGAATCATCCACTTTTTGGGCGGGGCGTTTGCGGGGGCCTTACCCCAGTGGAGCTATCGCCAGTTGTTGGAAGGGTTGGCCCAGCGGGGGTACATCATTGTGACCCAATCGGTGATTCCCAATCTGGACCACCGGGGGTTGGCAGCCCAGGCGTACCGGCAATTCCAAGAGGTAATGCAGGGTCTCACGTTGCCGTCGAATTTGCCAGTCTATGGCCTGGGGCACAGCTTGGGCTGCAAATTGCACCTGCTGATTGGTTGTTTATTTCCGGTGGAACGGGCGGGGCATATCCTGATGAGCTACAACAATTTCGGGTTACAGCGGGCCTTGCCCTGGCTAGAAAACTTGCGTCACGTGCCGGTGTTAGACCAGTTGCCGGTGGAATTTAGCCCGTCTCCCAAAGAAACCCTAGACTTTATTCAGCGGCGGTATCGGGTTGCTAAAAACGTGTTGATTCGCTTTAGCCATGACCGCCTCGACGAGACGCCCCAGTTGGTCGAAATCCTGCAGCAGAAGTTTCCAGAGGGATTACGGGTGCATTACCTACCGGGCAATCACTCCACGCCCCTAGGGCTAGAGGTCAACTGGGAACCGGCGCGGGCGTTCAGTCCCTTGGATGCGCTGGGGCAATGGTGTAAGGAGTGGGTGTACCGCGACCTGCTGACTTTGGAACGGGTGATTGCTGGGAGTTTAGCCTAG